A region of Kribbella sp. NBC_01245 DNA encodes the following proteins:
- a CDS encoding AbrB/MazE/SpoVT family DNA-binding domain-containing protein, with amino-acid sequence MRLNSKGQVTIPADLRRKHHLHEGDEVEVVEDGNALKIVRTPDSETRGQRIVREMRGRATRRDLSTDELLKLMRGE; translated from the coding sequence ATGAGGCTCAACAGCAAAGGGCAGGTCACCATCCCTGCCGATCTGCGCCGAAAACACCATTTGCACGAAGGAGACGAGGTAGAGGTCGTGGAAGACGGGAACGCACTGAAAATCGTGCGAACGCCGGACAGCGAGACGAGGGGCCAGCGAATCGTCCGCGAAATGAGGGGCCGGGCCACGAGGCGTGACCTGAGCACCGACGAGTTGCTGAAACTCATGCGCGGTGAATAG
- the pseB gene encoding UDP-N-acetylglucosamine 4,6-dehydratase (inverting) — MSILTGSDILVTGGTGSFGKAFIRHALDNLDPNRIIIFSRDELKQWEVRQLFGDDPRLRFFLGDIRDKDRLDRAMHKVDYVVHAAALKQVDTAEYNPWEFVKTNVIGSQNVIESSIDSGVKKVVALSTDKASSPINLYGATKLTADKLFITGNHYAAAYETRFCVVRYGNVMGSRGSIIPKFRALHEAGQSLPITDLRCTRFLITLPEAVKFVVDSFEQMQGGELYVPRIPSMKITDLAQAIAPGAKMHDMGLRPGEKLHEEMISPEEGRRALAIGDRYVLQPDLATWGYKAPANGVPVVDGFHYTSDNNDQWYSIEEITKILESDV; from the coding sequence GTGTCCATCCTCACCGGCTCCGACATCCTGGTCACCGGCGGTACCGGGTCCTTCGGCAAGGCGTTCATCCGTCATGCCCTGGACAATCTGGACCCGAACCGGATCATCATCTTCAGCCGCGACGAGCTGAAGCAGTGGGAGGTCCGCCAGCTGTTCGGCGACGACCCCCGGCTGCGCTTCTTCCTCGGCGACATTCGCGACAAGGACCGGCTGGACCGGGCCATGCACAAGGTCGACTACGTCGTACACGCGGCGGCCCTGAAGCAGGTCGACACCGCGGAGTACAACCCGTGGGAGTTCGTCAAGACCAACGTCATCGGCTCGCAGAACGTGATCGAGTCCAGCATCGACTCGGGCGTCAAGAAGGTCGTCGCGCTGTCGACGGACAAGGCCTCCAGCCCGATCAACCTGTACGGCGCGACCAAGCTGACCGCCGACAAGCTGTTCATCACCGGTAACCACTACGCCGCGGCGTACGAGACCCGCTTCTGCGTGGTTCGCTACGGCAACGTGATGGGCAGCCGCGGCTCGATCATTCCGAAGTTCCGCGCCCTGCACGAGGCCGGCCAGTCGCTGCCGATCACGGACCTGCGCTGCACCCGGTTCCTGATCACGCTGCCCGAGGCCGTGAAGTTCGTGGTCGACTCGTTCGAGCAGATGCAGGGCGGCGAGCTGTACGTGCCGCGCATCCCCTCGATGAAGATCACCGACCTGGCCCAGGCGATCGCGCCGGGCGCCAAGATGCACGACATGGGCCTGCGCCCGGGCGAGAAGCTGCACGAGGAGATGATCAGCCCGGAGGAAGGCCGCCGTGCGCTGGCCATCGGCGACCGCTACGTGCTGCAGCCCGACCTCGCGACCTGGGGCTACAAGGCGCCCGCGAACGGCGTCCCCGTCGTCGACGGCTTCCACTACACGTCGGACAACAACGACCAGTGGTACTCGATCGAGGAGATCACCAAGATCCTCGAAAGCGACGTCTGA
- a CDS encoding class I SAM-dependent methyltransferase, translated as MTSDSNLSSRITLLGGEMLTWSDLDRTKGTGPFASPLVVPVLTQLMNQSTKALIAGPHAPWLLERFAENVGSLDVVVRSWPDAHALNLRLNGKPVRIYCGAFEKLAVEENQYDVVMALDGIPRLFAADSVDLPWAETVAMLRRLVKPGGHLVLGVGNAMGLDQLLDADASVKPAADDQWPTSTDADVKPPPGLNAVKAVLAANELVVREHYAVFPRASKTSLMVHEHTLAGSEGDEVLSILASSAFANGMGDKPVLTDPRRLAREMVRHGMGMQLAPGWLFVTQVADPAGETATAAPEQTGLEAENEAIQSAARQAAEASGSVGFPDALITDNLEHPYWAVVLELGRDAEGSWHRDLIDVGRSTHVRAAGHLQREPAKLIGRVPGGTLLEERFLTACRHDDLNALRRLVRGYAEWLHDQAEFAAWKDPWSSDAAGVSERLVVPGGAVFATFENVMLDGDKHELLDASWSTTLQIPYEIALTRALRRFGYRVLAGGLRHPWPNGMSPNRLTVTLASMVGVTVTPHLLERSARLEVELEGQQRNNTEVGDQQLYFELQTMGEQPMGTEPGQPRGYREALATVGQLSTELSEAQNQIEWLDATVQLREDQLRRERKISADIKNSMSFAIGNSLTTPFRAIFKMFRPVFRAMNPAAADRDRKK; from the coding sequence ATGACGTCCGACAGCAACCTGTCCTCCCGTATCACCCTGCTCGGCGGCGAGATGCTGACCTGGTCCGACCTGGACCGGACCAAGGGCACCGGACCGTTCGCCAGCCCGCTGGTCGTGCCGGTGCTGACGCAGCTGATGAACCAGTCCACCAAGGCGCTGATCGCCGGACCGCACGCACCCTGGCTGCTCGAGCGGTTCGCCGAGAACGTCGGCTCGCTCGACGTCGTGGTGCGCTCCTGGCCGGACGCCCACGCGCTGAACCTGCGCCTCAACGGCAAGCCGGTCCGGATCTACTGCGGCGCCTTCGAGAAGCTCGCGGTCGAGGAGAACCAGTACGACGTCGTGATGGCGCTCGACGGTATTCCGCGGCTGTTCGCGGCCGACAGCGTCGACCTGCCCTGGGCCGAGACGGTCGCGATGCTGCGCCGTCTGGTCAAGCCCGGCGGGCACCTGGTGCTCGGCGTCGGAAACGCGATGGGCCTGGACCAGCTGCTCGACGCGGACGCCTCGGTCAAGCCGGCAGCCGACGACCAGTGGCCGACCAGCACCGACGCCGACGTCAAGCCGCCGCCCGGGTTGAACGCGGTCAAGGCCGTGCTGGCCGCCAACGAGCTGGTCGTGCGCGAGCACTACGCCGTCTTCCCGCGGGCGTCGAAGACCTCGCTGATGGTGCACGAGCACACGCTGGCCGGTAGTGAGGGCGACGAGGTGCTGTCGATCCTCGCGTCGTCCGCGTTCGCCAACGGCATGGGCGACAAGCCGGTGCTGACCGATCCGCGCCGGCTGGCCCGCGAGATGGTTCGGCACGGCATGGGCATGCAGCTCGCGCCGGGCTGGCTGTTCGTCACCCAGGTGGCCGACCCGGCCGGAGAGACCGCCACGGCCGCGCCCGAGCAGACCGGGCTGGAAGCCGAGAACGAGGCCATCCAGTCCGCCGCCCGCCAGGCCGCCGAGGCCAGTGGTTCGGTCGGTTTCCCGGACGCGCTGATCACGGACAACCTCGAGCACCCGTACTGGGCCGTCGTACTCGAGCTCGGCCGCGACGCCGAGGGCAGCTGGCACCGCGACCTGATCGACGTGGGCCGTTCGACGCACGTGCGTGCGGCGGGTCATCTGCAGCGGGAGCCCGCCAAGCTGATCGGCCGCGTTCCCGGTGGCACGTTGCTGGAGGAGCGGTTCCTGACCGCTTGCCGGCACGACGACCTGAACGCGTTGCGCCGACTCGTCCGTGGCTATGCCGAGTGGCTGCACGACCAGGCCGAATTCGCCGCCTGGAAGGACCCGTGGTCGTCCGACGCGGCCGGCGTCAGCGAGCGTCTCGTCGTACCGGGTGGAGCCGTTTTCGCCACCTTCGAGAACGTCATGCTCGACGGCGACAAGCACGAGCTGCTCGACGCCAGCTGGAGCACCACGCTCCAAATTCCGTACGAGATCGCTCTGACCCGCGCCCTGCGCCGCTTCGGCTACCGGGTGCTCGCGGGCGGTCTGCGTCACCCCTGGCCGAACGGGATGTCCCCGAACCGCTTGACCGTGACGCTCGCGTCGATGGTCGGCGTGACGGTCACCCCGCACCTGCTGGAGCGTTCGGCCCGCCTCGAGGTCGAGCTCGAGGGCCAGCAGCGCAACAACACCGAGGTGGGCGACCAGCAGCTGTACTTCGAGCTGCAGACCATGGGCGAGCAGCCGATGGGCACCGAGCCGGGTCAGCCGCGCGGCTACCGCGAGGCCCTCGCCACGGTCGGCCAGCTCTCCACCGAGCTGTCCGAGGCGCAGAACCAGATCGAGTGGCTGGACGCGACCGTTCAGCTGCGCGAGGACCAGTTGCGCCGCGAGCGGAAGATCTCGGCCGACATCAAGAACTCGATGTCGTTCGCGATCGGTAACAGCCTCACCACGCCGTTCCGGGCCATCTTCAAGATGTTCCGGCCGGTCTTCCGGGCGATGAACCCGGCCGCAGCCGATCGGGACAGGAAGAAGTAA
- a CDS encoding class I SAM-dependent methyltransferase, whose translation MEGTEIRKLAALEDKHWWYRERRALLARELDLLSRKGIKPGKALDIGAAGGGNTRVLRGRGWSATALEYGAEGAEVANERGIPVVRADAVTLPFADASLDLVTAFDVLEHIVDDKSAANEIARVLKPGGHALIAVPCDMDLWSEHDVAVDHVRRYERDELTDLLSSAGLVLDDVRSWNVLLRPVAAWRRRKSTGSDLTDLNPVVNLGLSVVIAAERYLPVGRMPGISLMVRARRP comes from the coding sequence ATGGAGGGGACTGAGATTCGCAAGCTCGCCGCGCTCGAGGACAAGCACTGGTGGTACCGGGAGCGCCGTGCCCTACTCGCCCGCGAGCTGGATTTGCTGTCCCGTAAGGGAATCAAGCCTGGCAAGGCCCTGGACATCGGCGCGGCCGGTGGTGGCAACACCCGGGTGCTGCGCGGCCGGGGCTGGTCCGCGACCGCCCTGGAGTACGGCGCCGAGGGTGCCGAGGTGGCCAACGAGCGCGGCATTCCGGTGGTCCGGGCCGACGCCGTCACGCTGCCGTTCGCGGACGCCTCGCTGGACTTGGTGACGGCCTTCGACGTGCTCGAGCACATCGTCGACGACAAGTCCGCGGCGAACGAGATCGCCCGGGTGCTCAAGCCCGGCGGCCACGCGCTGATCGCGGTGCCCTGTGACATGGACCTGTGGAGCGAACACGATGTCGCGGTCGACCACGTCCGGCGATACGAGCGGGACGAGCTGACCGACCTGCTCAGCTCGGCCGGGCTTGTGCTCGACGACGTGCGGTCCTGGAACGTGCTGCTCCGGCCGGTCGCGGCCTGGCGCCGGCGCAAGAGCACCGGCAGCGATCTGACCGACCTGAACCCGGTGGTGAACCTGGGCCTCAGCGTGGTGATCGCTGCCGAGCGGTACCTGCCGGTCGGCAGGATGCCCGGCATCTCGCTCATGGTGCGTGCTCGGCGTCCGTGA
- the rffA gene encoding dTDP-4-amino-4,6-dideoxygalactose transaminase gives MSVALPPIPFTKAYLAGDELSYLTESFSGPAVVGDGPYTARASELITKITGGLGSLLTTSCTHALEMTALLLDLEPGDEVIMPSFTFVSTANAYALRGAIPVFVDIRPDTLNLDETQLEAAITDRTKAVVVVHYGGVACAMDEISAIARKHGLAVIEDNAHGFGGSYDGRPLGSLGLMATQSWHGTKNIHCGEGGALIVNDAELLARAEIIREKGTNRSQFFRGQVDKYRWVDIGSSYLPADPLAAFLTAQLERFDEIQAPRLAAWQRYDEALTGWAAANGVSTPTIPAGCVHPAHVYYLVLPSHEHQLGLIAHLKARKITAPFHYVPLHSSPAGERFGRVGPQGCAVTDRVSESLVRLPLFTQLTAEEQARVIDGVLSYPV, from the coding sequence ATGAGCGTCGCGCTACCCCCGATCCCGTTCACCAAGGCCTACCTGGCCGGTGACGAGCTGTCCTATCTGACCGAGTCTTTCTCCGGCCCGGCAGTCGTCGGTGACGGGCCTTACACGGCCCGGGCGAGCGAGCTCATCACCAAGATCACCGGCGGCCTCGGTTCGCTGCTGACCACCTCGTGCACGCACGCGCTGGAGATGACCGCGCTGCTGCTGGACCTGGAGCCCGGCGACGAGGTGATCATGCCGTCGTTCACCTTCGTCTCGACGGCGAACGCCTATGCCCTGCGCGGCGCGATCCCGGTTTTCGTGGACATCCGGCCCGACACGCTGAACCTGGACGAGACCCAGCTCGAGGCGGCCATCACCGACCGGACCAAGGCGGTCGTGGTGGTGCACTACGGCGGCGTCGCCTGCGCGATGGACGAGATCAGCGCGATCGCGCGCAAGCACGGACTGGCCGTGATCGAGGACAACGCGCACGGCTTCGGCGGGTCGTACGACGGCCGTCCGCTCGGTTCGCTCGGGCTGATGGCCACCCAGTCCTGGCACGGTACGAAGAACATCCACTGCGGTGAGGGCGGCGCCCTGATCGTGAACGACGCCGAGCTGCTCGCCCGCGCCGAGATCATCCGCGAGAAGGGCACCAACCGCAGCCAGTTCTTCCGTGGTCAGGTGGACAAGTACCGCTGGGTCGACATCGGCTCGAGCTATCTGCCGGCCGACCCGCTGGCCGCGTTCCTGACCGCCCAGCTGGAGCGGTTCGACGAGATCCAGGCACCCCGTCTCGCGGCCTGGCAGCGGTACGACGAGGCGCTGACCGGCTGGGCCGCGGCGAACGGCGTGTCGACGCCGACCATCCCGGCGGGTTGCGTCCACCCGGCCCACGTCTACTACCTGGTGTTGCCGTCGCACGAGCACCAGCTCGGGTTGATCGCGCACTTGAAGGCCCGCAAGATCACCGCGCCCTTCCACTACGTGCCGCTGCACTCGTCCCCGGCGGGCGAGCGGTTCGGCCGGGTGGGCCCGCAGGGTTGTGCCGTGACCGATCGGGTCAGCGAGTCGCTCGTCCGGTTGCCGCTGTTCACCCAGCTGACCGCCGAGGAGCAGGCCCGCGTCATCGACGGCGTGCTCTCCTACCCGGTCTGA
- a CDS encoding PseG/SpsG family protein has product MNQVRVGVRCDVGPKRGVGHVMRCLALAEELAARSVEVIFVCDSHTVPWVDEQIRSRGFQVEPAVFTPAEHLKLFRRLAVDAVVFDSYDLGPGPSTAVHESGLTTLAITDGAFGTAKADVYVDQNLGAEADGFDVPPGATRLAGLDYVMLRDEVLRLRPAEPGQRPDRAIPKVFAFFGGTDAYSAGPPIVRALVATGVPFDATVVAPRQELVSDIGQIELGDEQTVTTIGPTSELAKAVVEADLVIGASGTSTWELLCLGGTAGLVCVVDNQVLAYEGAVATKAAAGIGVLSEIRADPGVAAGVLRELLTDPAERVRLAKAGWQLVDGLGRRRVVDVLLQELSA; this is encoded by the coding sequence GTGAATCAGGTCAGGGTCGGAGTTCGCTGTGATGTCGGGCCGAAGCGCGGCGTCGGGCATGTGATGCGCTGTCTCGCGCTCGCCGAGGAACTGGCCGCCCGTTCGGTCGAGGTGATCTTCGTCTGCGACAGCCACACCGTGCCGTGGGTGGACGAGCAGATCCGGTCCCGGGGCTTCCAGGTCGAACCGGCCGTCTTCACCCCCGCGGAGCACCTCAAGCTGTTCCGGCGGCTGGCGGTCGACGCCGTCGTCTTCGACTCGTACGACCTGGGCCCGGGCCCCTCGACCGCCGTGCACGAGTCGGGTCTGACCACCCTCGCGATCACCGACGGCGCCTTCGGCACGGCCAAGGCGGACGTGTACGTCGACCAGAACCTCGGCGCCGAGGCGGACGGGTTCGACGTACCGCCCGGCGCGACCCGGTTGGCGGGGCTCGACTACGTGATGTTGCGCGACGAGGTGCTGCGGCTGCGTCCGGCCGAGCCCGGGCAGCGGCCCGACCGCGCGATCCCGAAGGTGTTCGCCTTCTTCGGCGGGACGGACGCGTACAGCGCGGGCCCGCCGATCGTGCGTGCCCTGGTCGCGACCGGGGTGCCGTTCGACGCGACCGTGGTGGCTCCGCGGCAGGAGCTGGTGTCCGATATCGGCCAGATCGAGCTCGGCGACGAGCAGACCGTGACGACGATCGGGCCGACGTCCGAGCTGGCCAAGGCCGTCGTCGAGGCCGACCTGGTCATCGGTGCCTCCGGTACGTCGACGTGGGAGCTGCTCTGCCTCGGCGGTACGGCCGGACTGGTCTGCGTGGTGGACAATCAGGTGCTCGCCTACGAAGGCGCCGTCGCGACGAAGGCGGCCGCCGGAATAGGTGTTCTGTCAGAGATCCGGGCGGATCCGGGAGTCGCCGCCGGCGTACTTCGTGAGCTGTTGACCGATCCCGCGGAACGGGTCCGGCTGGCCAAGGCCGGGTGGCAGTTGGTGGACGGTCTGGGCCGTCGCCGCGTGGTCGACGTCTTGTTGCAGGAACTTTCTGCCTGA
- a CDS encoding DUF4118 domain-containing protein has translation MINVAALLAPLAVCAALIPLRDDVENTNAALILVLVVVAFASSGRRPAGILAAISSAVWFDFFLTRPYQAFTINDRADIETAVLLVLTGAAVTEIALWGRRQQASASRQTGYLEGILAAGETGLTGDALIEHVTTQITDVLGLDSCRYDAGGSRGYPTLGHDGAITRGGHAINVERDGLPIHSEIEIPLQGKGRLLLVAATRISRPDRRQRLIAVALADQLATALTEHPHEPACG, from the coding sequence GTGATCAACGTTGCGGCCTTGTTGGCCCCCTTGGCGGTTTGCGCGGCACTGATCCCGCTCCGAGACGATGTGGAGAACACCAACGCGGCGTTGATACTCGTGCTCGTGGTGGTCGCATTCGCGAGTAGCGGCCGACGGCCGGCCGGTATTCTCGCGGCGATCTCAAGTGCCGTTTGGTTCGACTTCTTCCTCACCCGGCCGTACCAGGCCTTCACGATCAACGATCGAGCCGATATCGAGACCGCCGTACTGCTGGTGCTGACCGGCGCGGCCGTCACCGAGATCGCGCTTTGGGGCCGACGGCAACAAGCCAGCGCCAGTCGGCAAACCGGTTACCTGGAAGGGATTCTGGCCGCGGGTGAGACCGGGCTGACCGGCGACGCCCTGATCGAACACGTCACCACTCAGATCACGGATGTACTCGGCCTCGACAGTTGCCGGTACGACGCCGGCGGCAGCCGCGGCTATCCGACTCTCGGCCATGACGGCGCCATCACCCGCGGCGGGCATGCCATCAACGTCGAGCGCGACGGCCTGCCGATCCACTCCGAGATCGAGATTCCCCTGCAGGGTAAGGGCCGTTTGCTACTCGTCGCCGCCACCCGGATCAGCCGCCCCGACCGCCGCCAACGCCTCATCGCCGTCGCCCTGGCCGACCAACTCGCCACAGCCCTCACGGAACACCCCCACGAACCGGCCTGCGGGTAG
- a CDS encoding type II toxin-antitoxin system VapC family toxin has product MNSSSLQVIESTSTLVDSCVLLDILLEDPQWEKWSIAALAEAADTGRLVINQLIYAEACGSFNRVEEVDAVLPQDVFIRESLPFPAGFLASQAFVDYRRRGGTRRSPMPDFYIGAHAAVNRYQLLTRDKGRFETYFPGVRLVTPENG; this is encoded by the coding sequence GTGAATAGTTCGTCACTCCAGGTCATCGAATCAACCAGCACGCTGGTCGATTCGTGTGTCCTCCTCGATATCCTGCTGGAGGATCCACAGTGGGAAAAGTGGTCCATCGCCGCGCTGGCGGAGGCCGCCGACACCGGCCGGCTCGTCATCAACCAGCTGATCTACGCCGAGGCCTGCGGCAGTTTCAACCGGGTCGAGGAAGTTGACGCAGTGTTACCGCAAGACGTTTTCATCCGCGAATCGCTGCCCTTCCCGGCCGGGTTCCTCGCCTCGCAGGCGTTCGTCGACTACCGCCGCCGCGGTGGTACGAGACGCTCGCCGATGCCGGATTTCTACATCGGCGCCCATGCCGCGGTGAACCGATACCAGTTGCTGACCCGGGACAAAGGACGGTTCGAGACGTACTTCCCGGGTGTGCGGCTGGTCACGCCGGAGAATGGTTGA
- the pseC gene encoding UDP-4-amino-4,6-dideoxy-N-acetyl-beta-L-altrosamine transaminase: MLPYGRQSISEEDIEAVTAILRGDWLTTGPAVTAFEQAIGEISGGHRAVSCTSGTAALHIAYAALGVGAGDEVITTPMTFVATASCAAIQGAKIVFADVEEDTALLDPAAVEAVVTDRTKVIAAVDYAGHSADYDALQPIADSVGAKTLADAAHSIGGTYKGRPVGDLADVTTLSFFPTKNLTTAEGGAVVAKDPALAQKAHEFHFIGLMRDPERFRITDEGPWHQEVHEFGLNYRLTDVACALGLSQLKRLDQFKKRRTEITARYNEAFAGVDGLRTPAQRDTVDPAWHLYPIRVLDGRRKEIFLKLRESGIGVQVNYIPVYWHPVFTDLGYQRGMCPNAERFYAEEISLPMFPDLTDADVDRVIETLTGLVS, encoded by the coding sequence GTGCTGCCTTACGGACGTCAGTCGATCTCCGAAGAAGACATCGAGGCCGTCACCGCGATCCTGCGCGGTGACTGGCTCACCACCGGTCCGGCGGTGACCGCGTTCGAGCAGGCCATCGGCGAGATCTCCGGTGGCCACCGCGCGGTCAGCTGCACCTCGGGTACGGCGGCGCTGCACATCGCGTACGCCGCGCTCGGGGTGGGCGCCGGCGATGAGGTCATCACCACCCCGATGACGTTCGTCGCCACCGCCTCCTGCGCCGCGATCCAGGGCGCCAAGATCGTCTTCGCGGACGTCGAGGAGGACACCGCGCTGCTCGACCCGGCCGCCGTCGAGGCCGTCGTCACCGACCGCACCAAGGTCATCGCGGCGGTCGACTACGCCGGTCATTCGGCCGACTACGACGCCCTGCAGCCCATCGCCGACTCGGTCGGGGCGAAGACCCTGGCCGACGCGGCGCACTCGATCGGCGGCACTTACAAGGGCCGTCCGGTCGGCGATCTGGCCGACGTGACCACGCTCTCGTTCTTCCCGACCAAGAACCTGACCACCGCCGAGGGTGGCGCCGTAGTGGCGAAGGACCCGGCACTCGCCCAGAAGGCGCACGAGTTCCACTTCATCGGCCTGATGCGCGACCCGGAGCGGTTCCGGATCACCGATGAGGGCCCGTGGCACCAGGAGGTGCACGAGTTCGGCCTGAACTACCGGCTGACCGATGTCGCCTGCGCGCTCGGGCTTTCCCAGCTGAAGCGGCTGGACCAGTTCAAGAAGCGCCGTACCGAGATCACCGCGCGCTACAACGAGGCGTTCGCCGGCGTTGACGGCCTGCGCACGCCCGCCCAGCGCGACACGGTGGACCCGGCCTGGCACCTCTACCCGATCCGGGTGCTGGACGGCCGCCGCAAGGAGATCTTCCTCAAGCTTCGCGAGTCCGGTATCGGCGTCCAGGTGAACTACATCCCCGTCTACTGGCACCCGGTGTTCACCGACCTCGGGTACCAACGCGGCATGTGCCCGAACGCGGAGCGGTTCTACGCCGAGGAGATCTCGCTACCGATGTTCCCCGACCTGACCGACGCGGACGTCGACCGGGTGATCGAGACCCTCACCGGGCTCGTCTCCTGA
- a CDS encoding glycosyltransferase family 2 protein, translated as MGQHQKPVLSIVVPMYDEEAVLPIFVERLRPVLDLLDVSYELLVVDDGSRDRTAEMLSVAAADWPQLRLIRLLRNSGHQAALSAGFQRARGEYLISIDADLQDPPEVIPEMLAKARSADVDVVYGVRSDRTSDSVGKRVTARMYYRLMRRLVGREIPHDAGDFRLVSRRVIDAVNALPEGGRVFRLVIPWLGFPSADVTYVRAERAAGETKYSLGKMLRLAFDSVTAFSAAPLRLATWLGALGGLGSLAIVIVALGMKAAGHTVPGWTSTVLVVGVIGAVQLLCLGLLGEYVARMFQASQGRPSFLVGYDSLEDHGHTAYPEVTQVVTPGGAEITDAEHAP; from the coding sequence GTGGGGCAACACCAGAAACCTGTGCTGTCCATTGTCGTACCTATGTACGACGAGGAGGCAGTGCTTCCGATCTTCGTCGAGCGACTGCGCCCAGTCCTCGACCTCCTTGACGTGTCCTACGAACTGCTGGTGGTCGACGACGGCAGTCGTGACCGGACGGCCGAGATGCTCAGTGTCGCGGCCGCCGATTGGCCGCAGTTGCGCCTGATCCGGCTGCTGCGCAACAGCGGTCACCAGGCCGCGCTGTCGGCCGGTTTCCAGCGTGCCCGCGGCGAGTACCTGATCAGCATCGACGCCGACCTGCAGGATCCGCCCGAGGTCATCCCCGAGATGCTCGCGAAGGCCCGCAGCGCCGATGTCGACGTGGTGTACGGCGTGCGCTCGGACCGGACCAGCGATTCGGTCGGCAAGCGGGTCACCGCCCGGATGTACTACCGGCTGATGCGCCGGCTGGTCGGCCGGGAGATCCCGCACGACGCGGGCGATTTCCGGCTGGTCTCACGCCGGGTCATCGACGCGGTGAACGCGCTGCCCGAGGGCGGCCGGGTCTTCCGGCTGGTCATCCCGTGGCTGGGCTTCCCGAGTGCGGACGTGACCTACGTCCGGGCCGAGCGGGCCGCGGGTGAGACCAAGTACTCGCTGGGCAAGATGCTGCGCCTGGCCTTCGACAGTGTGACGGCGTTCTCGGCCGCGCCGCTGCGCCTGGCCACCTGGCTCGGCGCGCTCGGTGGTCTGGGCTCGCTGGCGATCGTGATCGTCGCCCTGGGGATGAAGGCGGCCGGTCACACCGTGCCCGGCTGGACCTCGACGGTGCTGGTGGTCGGCGTGATCGGTGCCGTCCAGTTGCTCTGCCTCGGCCTGCTCGGGGAGTACGTCGCGCGGATGTTCCAGGCCAGCCAGGGCCGTCCGTCGTTCCTGGTCGGCTACGACAGCCTCGAGGACCACGGTCACACCGCGTATCCGGAGGTCACTCAGGTGGTGACCCCCGGCGGCGCCGAGATCACGGACGCCGAGCACGCACCATGA